The genomic region TGAGCACGCTCTCCAGCTCGAACGGGGAGACCTTGTAGTCGGACGACTTGAACACGTCGTCGGTGCGCCCGATGTAGGTGATGTAGCCGTCGGCGTCGCGGCTGGCGACGTCGCCGGTGTGGTAGTAACCGCCGGCCATCACCTGCGCGTTGCGGTCCGGGTCGCCCAGGTAGCCCGTCATCAGGTTCAGCGGCCGCTGGGACAGGTCCAGGCAGATCTCGCCCTCGTCGGCAAGCTCGCCGGTGAGCGGGTCGACCAGCACCACGGGCACCCCCGGCATGGGCCTGCCCATCGAGCCCGGTTTGACCGGCTGGCCCGGGGTGTTGCCGATCTGCAGCGTGGTCTCGGTCTGGCCGAAGCCGTCGCGGATCGTCAGCCCCCAGGCCCGCTCGACGGTCGAGATCACCTCGGGGTTCAGCGGCTCACCGGCGCCCAGGATCTCGCGCAGCCGCTCCGGCCGCTCACCCAGATCGGCCTGGATCAGCATCCGCCACACCGTCGGCGGCGCGCAGAACGTCGACACGCCCGCGCGCCGGATCTGCGTGAGCAGTTCCGCCGCGTCGAACCGGCCGTAGTTGTAGACGAAGATCGTCGCCTCGGCGATCCACGGGGCGAAGAAGCAACTCCAGGCGTGCTTGGCCCATCCGGGCGAGCTGATCGCCAGGTGCACGTCACCGGGCTGCACCCCGATCCACGCCATCGTCGACATGTGCCCGACCGCGTAGGACACCTGCGAGTGCTCCACGAGCTTGGGCTTGCTGGTGGTGCCGGAGGTGAAGTAGATCAGCATCGGGTCGGTGGTGTCGGTGCACGCGGTGAACGGTCCCGCGGACTCGACCGACGCGGCGTCGCCGTAGTGGTGCCAGCCCGGCAGCTCGCCGCCCACCACGATCCGCAGCACACCGTCGGCGGCACCCTCGAACTTGCCGGCGTCGGCGGCGTTGGCGATCACCACGCCGGCCCCGCCGCGGGTGATGCGGTCGGCGACGTCGGCGGGCCCCAGCGCGGCGGTGGTCGGCATGATCACCGCGCCCAGCTTGGCCACCGCCAGCATCGACTCCCACAGTTCGACCTGGTTGCCCAGCATCAGGATGACCCGGTCACCCTTGGACACACCCAGGTCCGCCAGCCAGGTCGCGACCCGATCGGAGCGGTCGGCCATCTCGGCGAAGCTGATCTTCTGCTCGCTGCCGTCCTGCTCGGTGATCCACAGCGCGGTGCGCTCGTTGCGGCCCGGGTTCTGCCGGGCGATCACGTCGAACCAGTCGGTCGCCCAGTTGAAGCGGCCCTCGATCCGCGGCCAGGCGAACGTATCGATCGCCTTGTCGTAGTCGGAGATGACAGTGACCAGACGATCGCGGGCCTCGCGATAGCGATCGGTGTTACTCGTCATGCCGTTTAGGATTTAGCTCACAGTTGCCCGCCCGCTACCCCCGAAAGAGGGTGATGACCGTGCCCGCACGCCCCGCGCTCCGGCCGCGGGACGCCGACGCGCTGCGCGCGGAGCTGCGCCAGCTGGCCGCGATGGGTGGTCCGCCGGTGCTGTTCGGGGGCGAAGTACGCGACGACGTGCTGGTGTTGAGCGAATTCATCGGTACCCGCACCGGGCTGCTGCGCGGGCTGCCGGTCGCGCCGAACACCGGTCTGGGCGGGGCCACCCTGGTGGCCGGGCGTCCGCTGGCGGTGTCGGACTACCGGACGGCGTCGACGATCACCCACGACTACGACACCCCGGTGCTGACCGAGGGCATCCGCTCGATCCTGGCGGTGCCGGTCGTCGTCGCCGGGGCGGCCCGCGCGGTGCTCTACGGCGCCTACCGGTCCAGCGCACCGTTCAGCGGGCAGGCCGCCGATCTGCTGGTCGGCGCGGCGCGCCGGCTCGCCGACGAGCTGCGCATCCGCGACGAGGTGGACCGCCGGGTACGGCTGCGTGAGGCGCGGATGGCGACGACGGCGGGCAGCGAGTCGGTGCGTGAGGTGCACGCCGACCTGCGCCGGCTGGCCGCCGACTGCGACCCCACGATGCGCGCGAAGCTGCTGCGGTTAGCGGACCGGCTGTGCGGCGGTGACACGGACGACCAGGACGCGCCCGCGTTGACCACCCGGGAACTCGACGTTCTCACCCAGGTGGCGCTCGGATGCACGAACGCCGAAGTCGCCGAGCGCCTTTCGCTCAAGACCGAGACAGTGAAGAGCTATCTGCGCAGTGCGGCAACGAAGTTGGGCACCCACACCCGGTACGAGGCGGTGTCCCGGGCACGACGACTGGGCCTGATTCCGTAACCCTCCGGTACGCTGGCGGCGTGGACTCCGCACGGGCGTTCGTGCGTGACGCCGCGGATGTACTCGTCGACGCGGGCCGGCTTCTGCTGCGGCACTGGTCCGTCCTGCTCAGCATCGCGTTTGCCGGGATGGCCTTCCGCGGGGCGGCGCTGTGGGCCGCGGTCGAGGTCAGCGATCACAGCAACTGGCTCGGCCACGCGTTGGTGATCCTCGCCCCACTGGGCTTCCTCGTCGCGATGATCGTGATGCTGTATCTGCTGCGTGCCGATCTGCCCAACGCCGCGCGGGCGGCGTCGTCGAACGCTCCCGTCGACGCCACCACGGGCCGGGAGCGCCGCCTGATCGACGTCACCACCTCGATGGTGGTGCCGTTCTTCGCCGTCTACGTCAGCGCCGGACTGCTGCGCCAGGACGTCGCGCACTTCGTCAACGAGGCCGGTGTCGACGAACTCAACCAGATCGACCTCTACGGCACCGGAACCGGACCGGACTTCAGTCGGGTGTTCTTGACCAGCGTGTACCTGCTCGCCGGTCTGGTGCTGGCGGCGTGGGTGCTGCGGTTCGCGCTCGGCCTAGCCGAGAAGCGTTGGCGTTTCCTCGGTTTCGCGGTTCTCGGAGCGCTGGTGGAGGTCTACTGGTCGGCGAACTTGGCCGGCTACATCGACAGTGAGAAGGCCGCCGCGCAGCAGTGGGTGCAGAACCGGGTGGTGGTCGCCGAGCTCACCGAGCTCTACGACGGCGTCGTGGAACATCTGGGTCCGCTCACACAGCCGGTGAAGACGGTCACCGGCGGGCTGTTCGAACTGCTCGGCTCGATCGACGCGGTGGTGGTCGTCCCGCTGGCGTGGATCACCGTGGGCGCCGTCGTCCTCGGCCACAAGCTCGCCCCGCCGCCCCGATTGCAGCATCCGCTTCTGGATCGGGTCGGGGTGGTGCCGAAACCGTTGGCGCGCACCATCGGTGGCGTCACCTCCGACGTCACATCGCGGTTCACCGCGCTTTTCGAGGGGCTGCACCTGATGGCGCGGGCCGGTCTGGTGCCGATGCTGTTGTTCGCGCTGGCGTCGCTGCTCGCGCTGCGGGTTCCTTACGTGGTGAGCGCGGGGTGGCGGCTGATCGTCGGGCCCGTGCACAGCGACACCTACGTCGCGTGGGCCCCCATCGAGGGCGCCGTCGGCAACGCGCTCATGCTCACCGCGCTGGCCGTGCTGCTGGCGGCCGGAGTCAACCGCATGCTACGTCCCGTCAATCCAGCCGCACCTCAAGGTAATCCGGCTGCTCCCACCACAGCAGAACCTTTGTGATCTGGGTTCCCCGCGGCACCAGCACCACGGGCGTCGCCTCCCACTCCGGCGGGCGCTGCTCACCGAACAGAGCGACGCGGGGCTCCCCCCGCGCTGATCGACGGTCGTGGACCGGTCTGTTCGGGCAGACACGGATGCAGCGACTGCATCACCCCGCCCACCAGCGGGCGGTAGACGTAGCGGTTGCCGTCGGTGTCGACCAGCGCCAGCCGACACCCGAACAGCACCTGGTCGGGGGCGGCACGGAAGTCCATCGTCACCCGCACCGCGGCGAGGTCACCGGGCAGCGCGACGTCCTCGCTGCCCCGGAACGACTGTGCGGTGTCGGTGGGTTGGGTCGAAGTCACCCGCACACTGAACGTGCGGGTGCCCTCGCCTGCGGCGTCGGTGAACGTGTCGGACCACGTCACCCACTCGCCCTGCCGGCCGCTGGCGCCGGCCGTGCGCAGATCTGAGTCCCACCAGTAGTCCTGCAGCCGTTGCGCATTGGCGGCGACCGCCAGGGCCAGCGTGACGGGCAGCGCGACCAGTCCCCACCGGTTTCGGCGCAGCCACCCCGTCATGAGTCGGCCATTCGCGCGGGGGAGACCTCGACCGCCGCCGAGGTGTTCCACAGCCGCGGCACCTCTTCGGGCCGGATACCGAGGTCGATGCGGGCGACGTCGTCGCGGCGGTCGTCGTGGCGGTTGCGGGTGACCACCAGCGTCGCGCCCGCCAGCGCCTCCTCGGGCACGGTCCGCGGCGCTGCGGGGCGATTCTGTGTCTGCTCGCGGGGGTCCGGTCAGTGCCGGTCAGTGGTGGTGATGGTGGGGTTTGCCGCCCTCCCCGCGGCGGCGGGCCTCCTCACCCTCGGTGATCAGGCGCATCTGCTCGTCGAAGCCGCGCCCGGCCAGCAGCGGCTGGGTGGGATCCCAGCGGGTGCCCTGTGCCTGGTCCCTGCGCCGGCGGGCGATTGCCGAGACCGCCTCCAGCACCACCCGGTTGCCCAGCAGCGCGGTGATGTCGGCGTGGTCGTACGGCGGGGAGACCTCGACGACGTCGATCCCGAGCACGGGCAGCTCGTAGCAGATGCGCCGGACGGTGTCGAGCAACTGGCGGGCGGTGAATCCGCCGGGCTCCGGCGTCCCGGTGCCGGGGGCGCAGCCCGGATCGCAGACGTCGATGTCCACCGACAGGAACACCCCTTCGCACTCGTCGGTGGCGATGTCGAACGCCTCGGTCAGGCAGTCCTCCAGGCCGCGCGCGACGATCTCGGTCATCTCGTAGGAGCGGATGCGCTGCTGGGCCATCCACTCCAGGACGGGCTCGTCGGGCCAGTAGCCGCGCAGACCCAGCTGCAGGAAGCGGTCGCCGCGCAACGCGCCGGACTCGATGAGCCGCCGCATCGGGGTGCCGTGGCCGATCAGCGAGCCCTGCGAGATGTCCCCGGTGTCGGCGTGGGCGTCGAAGTGGATCATCGAGACCTTGCCGAAGCCGTGGTGGCGGGCCACCCCGGTGTGATCGGGCCAGGCGATGGTGTGGTCGCCGCCGAGGATGATCGGGATCGCGCCCGACGACGCGATCTTGTACACGTCCTCCTCGATGTTCTTGACCGCCGCCTCGATGTTGCCGCTGTAGAGCGTGACGTCGCCGGCGTCGTACACCTTGAGGTCCTTGAGGCCGTCGACGCGCAGCGCCAGGCTCGGCCGGGAGCCGTCCTGCGGCAGGTAGCACGCCTGCCGCAGCGCCGAGGGACCGAACCGGGTGCCCGCGCGGTAGTTGGTGCCGCCGTCGAGCGGTGCGCCGAGGATCACCACGTCGGCGTCGGCGTAGCTGGACTTGTCGTCGAGGTCGCAGCGGGGCACACCGAGGAAGGTGATGTCCGGCCCGAATGCGCTGCCTGCCATCTGAATTCCGCCTTGTCTTGTGTCAGTTGAGTGGTTATGAGTTGTCGTGCAGTGCGAGCAACGCGTTGAACGTGTGCCGCAGCGTCGCCCGGATCCGCCGCTTGTCCGCCGGCTGCAGCGGGCGGTAGAGGTTGTCGATCTCGAGACCGGCCATCACCGCCAGGACGGTGCGCGAGTCGAGTTCGGGCTGACGCGACCCCAGTTCCCGGAACAGCCGGCTCAGCGCGGGCAGCATCGCCCGGTACCACGCCTCGAACATCGGGCGCAGCCGCTCGTTGCGGCTGGCCTCGGTGATCAGCTCGTAGCGGGTGACGATCGCCCCGGGCGGGGAGGTGAACCCGTCGAGGATCATGTCCGCGACGAGGTCGGCGAGCTGTTCGGCCGACATCGTAGGCCGTAACAGGTTCGCCGTGCGCACCACCCGTTCGATCTCGCGGTCGGACAGCTGCTGGAACGCCTGAGCCACCAGATCCGACTTGTCGTCGAAGTAGTAGCTCAGGGCGCCCAGCGGCATCTGCGCCTGGCTGGCGACCAGCCGCATCGACAGACCGGCAAGGCCGACCCGCGCCATCACCTCGATCGCCGCGTCGATGATCTCGGTACGTTTGGCGGCCCCCCGCGCGGTCGTGCCGGCCCTGGTCATCCCTGGTACTTCAGCGTCGCGAAGTCGGTGTCCCACATCCACGCCGGCTGACTGTGCCATCCGGTGTAGCCCTTGCGCGCGGCGATGGTGTTGTGCAGGTCGCCGAGGTTCACCCAGCACCACGAGTCGCGGTAGGCCTGCATGGCCTGGATGTAGAGCTGCTGCGACTTGGCGGGATCCGGTTCGGCGCTGCCCGCGTCGAGCAGCTTGTCGCCCTCGGGTACCGAGCACCCCAGCAGGTTCACCGGGGCGTTGGTGTAGTTGTAGATCCGCGCCCAGGTATCGGGATGGGCGGCATCGGGATTGAACGACACCACGAACAGATCGGGCCGCTGATCGGGATTCTCGGTCAGCGCGAACATCTGCGACAGCGGGAAGTCGCGCACGGTGGCGTTCAGGCCGGCCTGCTGCAGCACCACCTGCATCTGGTTGGACAGCTCCTGCAGGCTGCTGTCGCCCGCGGGGAAGCCGATCTCCACCGCGCCGCCGTCGGCGACCGCCGCCAGCTTGGCCGGATCGAGCTGGTGCACATCGGGCACCGCGCCCTCCGGCAGCATGCCGATCGGCAGGAACTCGGTCGACGGTGTGGCAGAGTCGCCGAACGCGACCTCGGTCAGCGTCTTCTGATCCAGCGCCGCGCCCAGCGCCGCGCGGGCCTCCTCGGACTTGAAGACCTCGGAGTCCGGGTTGACCAGCACCATGATCTTCACCAGGGCGGGCTGGTGCACCACCTCGGTGTCCGCGCCGGTCGCCAGTGCCTCGTAGTCGCCCTTGGACAGGCCGTGCAGGATCATGTCGAGCTCGCCGTTGGCCAGCTTGAGCCGCTGCACCGCCGCGGAGGCGATCAGCGGCATCTCCACGCGGGTGACGTCAGGCTTTGTGCCCCAGTAGTTTTCGTTGACCTCAAGCGTGTAGTGGTCGGCGGGCACATGCTCGGTCAGCTTGTAGGGGCCGGTGCCCGCGGTGTGTGACGCCAGCCACCCCGAGGCGAGGTCACCGCCGGACTCGTTGTCCGCCACCGCCGTCGGGCTGGTCATCAGCGGTCCGTAGGGGGAGGCCAGGTAGTCGAAGAACGGTGCGACCGGCTTGGCCAGCTTGACGATGAACGTCTGCGGGTCCGGGGTCTGCATGTCGACGACCTCATCGAGCATGTACGCGGGGCCGCCCTTCATGTCGATGCGGCGCTGGAAGCTCGCCTTCGCCGCCGCGGAGTCGAACGGGGTGCCGTCGGAGAACTTGACGCCGCCGCGCAGCTTGAAGGTGTAGGTGAGCCCGTCGGGGGAGACCTCCCACTCCTCGGCCAGCAGCCCCTCGATCTCGGTGGACTCCGGCTTGTACCGCAGCAGGCCCTGGTAGGCCGCGGTCATGATGGCCAGGCCCTCGGGCTGGTAGAAGGTGTCGGGGTCCAGCGGCGGCGGATCCGACATCACCGGTGTGCGGACCAGCGACGGCGACGCGGCGCTACTCGCCGACCCGCCGCCCTCGCCGCCCGAACACGCGGTGGTGGTGAGCAACAGCGCGGTGGTGACCGCCACCGACATGGTGCCTGAAGCCAGTTTCATTGTGCAGCTCCTGATCTCGAGTCCGTTCGATTGCGCAGAGTCTCACCGCCGTTCATTTCCGTTATGTGACATGGCGGTTACCTACTTGTACGAACGTCCAAGTCTTGGACGTTTGACCTAGAAAGTCCTCCGGCGGGGCTCTAGAGTCATCCGGAACCAGCCGGGCAGCGCGGCGCCGGACCAGTCAAAACCAAAGGGAGTTAAGGGATATGCCAACAACCGTGCCCGCCATGTTTGATCTGACCGGTCAGGTGGCGCTGGTCACCGGGTCGAGCAGTGAGCTTGGTATCGGGTTCGCGTCGGCGAAGATCCTGGGGCAGCTCGGTGCCTCCGTGATGGTGACCGGCACCACAGAACGCGTCAAGCAGCGGGCCGAGGAACTGAAAGGCGAAGGCATCGCGGCACACTGGCACGTCGCCGACCTGTTCGACCCCGATGCCGCGACGGGGCTGGTCACGGCCACCGAGGAGGCGTTCGGCAAGGTCGACATCGTGGTGAACAACGCCGGGCTGGCGTCGGTGAACAGCCCGGAGGAGCCGAACAGCTGCGCGGTGATGACCGACGCGCAGTTCGACCTGGCGCTGCGGCGCAACCTGCACAGTGCGTTCTACGTCACCCGCGCGGCACTGAAGGGGATGATCGAGCGTGAGTACGGCCGGATCATCAACATCGGGTCGACGGCCGGTGTGCTGACCGCCTACACCGGCGACGTCGGCTACCACACCGCCAAGGCGGCCATGCTCGGCATGACCCGCTCCATCGCCGTCGACTACGCCCGCACCGGCATCACCGCCAACATCGTGGTGCCGGGCTGGATCGCGACGGCGGCGCAGCTGCCCTCGGAGGTGTTGGCGGGCAACGCCACTCCCGCGGGACGGTCGGCGACCGCCGACGAGGTCGCCGTCGGTGTGGCGTTCCTAGCCGCTCCGGGCGCGTCGTATGTCACCGGGACGACGCTCGTGATCGACGGCGGCAACTCGATCGCGGGAGCCATCCGGGCGGAGTGATCCGGCCGGTGAGGGGTGCGCGCGCCGGGGATTGATCCGCCCCGGTGACGGGTATCGTGCCCCTCGATGGCGCCCGACCGACCCCGCAACGACCGTGTCCGCCGCCGCCTCCGCACCGTGCTGCGGGGGCACGACCCGGCGCCGCTGGCGGGGCAGCGCCGCCGCGCCTCGGCGGGGATGGGCGACCTGCACACCCGCAAGGTGCTCGATCTGACGATCCGGGTCGCCGAGGTGATGCTGTCGTCGGGGTCGGGCACCGCCGACGTGGTGGCCACCGCCGGAGACATCGCGCAGGCCTACCAGCTGACCGACTGCGTGGTCGACGTCTTCGTCACCACGATCATCGTGTCGGCGCTGCCGACCGCGGACAGCCCGCCGGTGACGATCGTGCGCTCAGTGCACAGCCGCTCCACCGACTACACGCGGCTCGGCGAGCTCGACCGGCTGATTCAGCGGATCACCGCGGGCGGGGTGACCGTCGACGAGGCGCACGAGGCGATGGACGAGATCACCCAGCGCCACCATCCGTATCCGCGCTGGGTCGCGACGGCGGGGTGGGCGGGGTTCGCGCTCGGTATCGCGATGCTGCTCGGCGGGGGGTGGCTGGTCTGCGTCGTGGCGGCGGTGACATCGGCGGTCATCGACCGGATCGGCAGGCTGCTCAACAGGATTCGCACCCCGTTCTTCTTCCAGCACGCGGTCGGCGCGGCGATCGCGACGCTGGTGGCGGTCGGGGTCTACCTGTACAGCGGGCAGAACCCGACCACGCTGGTGGCCACCGGCATCGTGATGCTGCTGTCGGGGCTGACGCTCGTGGGCGCCATGCAGGACGCGGTGACCGGCTACCTCCTTACGTCGCTGGCGCGACTGGGGGAGGCGATGCTGCTGACGGCGGGCATCGTCGTCGGCATCGTCGGTGGTCTGCAGATCGCCGAGATCGCCGGGGTGAGCATCGCGCTGCACGTCGACGCCACCGAGTCGTTCCTGCCGCCGAGCGGTCCGCTCGGGGTCGGGCTGGCGGTGCTCGGCGCCGGTCTGGCCGGCGCCTGCCTCACGGTGGCCAGCTACGCCCCGATGCGCGCGGTGGTGGTCGCCGGGCTGGTGGCGGCGGTGGCCGAGCTGGTCCTGATCGAGCTGGGCAGAGCCGGTTTCGGACAGGTCTTCGCCAGCGGCGTCGCCGCCGTGGGCGTCGGCCTGTTCGCCACGTTGAGCTCGATCCGCAGGCAGGCGCCCGCGCTGGTGATCGCGACCGCGGGCATCATGCCGATGCTGCCCGGCCTGGCGGTGTTCCGCGCGGTGTTCGCGTTCGCCGTCGACGGGGACACCGACAACGGGCTGCGCCAGATGATGGCCGCGATCGCCGTCGCGCTCGCGTTGGGCAGCGGTGTGGTGCTCGGCGAGTTCCTGGGCTCACCGCTGCGCTACCGTGCCGGGCGGATCGGCGACCTGCTGCGCAAGGAGGGCCCGCCCGGTCTGCGCCGCGCCGTCGGCGGTGTGGTCCGCCTGCGCCCGGCCGAGGGGCAGCAGCCCAAGCCGGGGCCGCGCAGCGTGGCGCTGGAACCCGCCCCGGATGATGCGGGCGCAGATCCCCCTCGGGTGGAGGAGGATTAGTTCGCGGCGTCGAGGATCTTGATCGCGAAGATCAGCGTGTCGCCCGGCAGGATGCCCGCGGCGGGCTGACCCTCGGGGTAGCCGTCCTCCGGCGTCATCGCGACCGCGACCGTGGACCCGACCGTCTGCCCGGCGATGGCCTTCTGGAAGCCGGTCACCACCCCGTCGAGCGGGAAGTCGGCGGGCACACCGCGCTCGTAGCTGCTGTCGAACACCGAACCGTCGCGCCCGTTGACGCCCATGTAGCAGACCAGCACGGTGGCGTCGGGGGCGACAACCGGTCCGTCGCCCGCCGTGAGCGTCTGCACCTGGGTCTGGCCGACGCTGAACGGGGCCTGCACCTCGATGCTCGGTGCGGTGCTGTCGGTCGACCCGATCACCGAGACGCTGCCGGTGGCGCCGGAC from Mycolicibacterium phlei harbors:
- a CDS encoding FKBP-type peptidyl-prolyl cis-trans isomerase, which codes for MTSAAALMAGAASLVVGLTACGSDSDSSAAGSSTTTTVDPANVYLPEELPEQTPDPNSSCPTAMPPTGGTPEWTLSGATGSVSVIGSTDSTAPSIEVQAPFSVGQTQVQTLTAGDGPVVAPDATVLVCYMGVNGRDGSVFDSSYERGVPADFPLDGVVTGFQKAIAGQTVGSTVAVAMTPEDGYPEGQPAAGILPGDTLIFAIKILDAAN
- a CDS encoding ABC transporter substrate-binding protein, with translation MKLASGTMSVAVTTALLLTTTACSGGEGGGSASSAASPSLVRTPVMSDPPPLDPDTFYQPEGLAIMTAAYQGLLRYKPESTEIEGLLAEEWEVSPDGLTYTFKLRGGVKFSDGTPFDSAAAKASFQRRIDMKGGPAYMLDEVVDMQTPDPQTFIVKLAKPVAPFFDYLASPYGPLMTSPTAVADNESGGDLASGWLASHTAGTGPYKLTEHVPADHYTLEVNENYWGTKPDVTRVEMPLIASAAVQRLKLANGELDMILHGLSKGDYEALATGADTEVVHQPALVKIMVLVNPDSEVFKSEEARAALGAALDQKTLTEVAFGDSATPSTEFLPIGMLPEGAVPDVHQLDPAKLAAVADGGAVEIGFPAGDSSLQELSNQMQVVLQQAGLNATVRDFPLSQMFALTENPDQRPDLFVVSFNPDAAHPDTWARIYNYTNAPVNLLGCSVPEGDKLLDAGSAEPDPAKSQQLYIQAMQAYRDSWCWVNLGDLHNTIAARKGYTGWHSQPAWMWDTDFATLKYQG
- a CDS encoding AMP-binding protein, with amino-acid sequence MTSNTDRYREARDRLVTVISDYDKAIDTFAWPRIEGRFNWATDWFDVIARQNPGRNERTALWITEQDGSEQKISFAEMADRSDRVATWLADLGVSKGDRVILMLGNQVELWESMLAVAKLGAVIMPTTAALGPADVADRITRGGAGVVIANAADAGKFEGAADGVLRIVVGGELPGWHHYGDAASVESAGPFTACTDTTDPMLIYFTSGTTSKPKLVEHSQVSYAVGHMSTMAWIGVQPGDVHLAISSPGWAKHAWSCFFAPWIAEATIFVYNYGRFDAAELLTQIRRAGVSTFCAPPTVWRMLIQADLGERPERLREILGAGEPLNPEVISTVERAWGLTIRDGFGQTETTLQIGNTPGQPVKPGSMGRPMPGVPVVLVDPLTGELADEGEICLDLSQRPLNLMTGYLGDPDRNAQVMAGGYYHTGDVASRDADGYITYIGRTDDVFKSSDYKVSPFELESVLIEHPAVVEAAVVPQPDDTRLAVPKAYIALAEGWTADAETARQIMQYARDHLAPYLKVRRVEFHDLPKTISGKIRRVELRKREEEAHAARTRLDGEYRYEDLLT
- the speB gene encoding agmatinase — its product is MAGSAFGPDITFLGVPRCDLDDKSSYADADVVILGAPLDGGTNYRAGTRFGPSALRQACYLPQDGSRPSLALRVDGLKDLKVYDAGDVTLYSGNIEAAVKNIEEDVYKIASSGAIPIILGGDHTIAWPDHTGVARHHGFGKVSMIHFDAHADTGDISQGSLIGHGTPMRRLIESGALRGDRFLQLGLRGYWPDEPVLEWMAQQRIRSYEMTEIVARGLEDCLTEAFDIATDECEGVFLSVDIDVCDPGCAPGTGTPEPGGFTARQLLDTVRRICYELPVLGIDVVEVSPPYDHADITALLGNRVVLEAVSAIARRRRDQAQGTRWDPTQPLLAGRGFDEQMRLITEGEEARRRGEGGKPHHHHH
- a CDS encoding SDR family NAD(P)-dependent oxidoreductase; this encodes MFDLTGQVALVTGSSSELGIGFASAKILGQLGASVMVTGTTERVKQRAEELKGEGIAAHWHVADLFDPDAATGLVTATEEAFGKVDIVVNNAGLASVNSPEEPNSCAVMTDAQFDLALRRNLHSAFYVTRAALKGMIEREYGRIINIGSTAGVLTAYTGDVGYHTAKAAMLGMTRSIAVDYARTGITANIVVPGWIATAAQLPSEVLAGNATPAGRSATADEVAVGVAFLAAPGASYVTGTTLVIDGGNSIAGAIRAE
- a CDS encoding TetR/AcrR family transcriptional regulator, whose translation is MTRAGTTARGAAKRTEIIDAAIEVMARVGLAGLSMRLVASQAQMPLGALSYYFDDKSDLVAQAFQQLSDREIERVVRTANLLRPTMSAEQLADLVADMILDGFTSPPGAIVTRYELITEASRNERLRPMFEAWYRAMLPALSRLFRELGSRQPELDSRTVLAVMAGLEIDNLYRPLQPADKRRIRATLRHTFNALLALHDNS
- a CDS encoding threonine/serine ThrE exporter family protein, producing MAPDRPRNDRVRRRLRTVLRGHDPAPLAGQRRRASAGMGDLHTRKVLDLTIRVAEVMLSSGSGTADVVATAGDIAQAYQLTDCVVDVFVTTIIVSALPTADSPPVTIVRSVHSRSTDYTRLGELDRLIQRITAGGVTVDEAHEAMDEITQRHHPYPRWVATAGWAGFALGIAMLLGGGWLVCVVAAVTSAVIDRIGRLLNRIRTPFFFQHAVGAAIATLVAVGVYLYSGQNPTTLVATGIVMLLSGLTLVGAMQDAVTGYLLTSLARLGEAMLLTAGIVVGIVGGLQIAEIAGVSIALHVDATESFLPPSGPLGVGLAVLGAGLAGACLTVASYAPMRAVVVAGLVAAVAELVLIELGRAGFGQVFASGVAAVGVGLFATLSSIRRQAPALVIATAGIMPMLPGLAVFRAVFAFAVDGDTDNGLRQMMAAIAVALALGSGVVLGEFLGSPLRYRAGRIGDLLRKEGPPGLRRAVGGVVRLRPAEGQQPKPGPRSVALEPAPDDAGADPPRVEED
- a CDS encoding helix-turn-helix transcriptional regulator, yielding MTVPARPALRPRDADALRAELRQLAAMGGPPVLFGGEVRDDVLVLSEFIGTRTGLLRGLPVAPNTGLGGATLVAGRPLAVSDYRTASTITHDYDTPVLTEGIRSILAVPVVVAGAARAVLYGAYRSSAPFSGQAADLLVGAARRLADELRIRDEVDRRVRLREARMATTAGSESVREVHADLRRLAADCDPTMRAKLLRLADRLCGGDTDDQDAPALTTRELDVLTQVALGCTNAEVAERLSLKTETVKSYLRSAATKLGTHTRYEAVSRARRLGLIP